From Selenomonas sp. AB3002, one genomic window encodes:
- a CDS encoding phage tail protein, translated as MSFLSNVAGSYAKGLQRSLNNMAQGVLSQVMGKNYLPLACPCPWVAWEISSSGIQPRGYHLRWPQAHHQSRFGTHEINGQKPLLEYLGPDGEEITFTMRFSTSWGVDPTAQAQQLRELCEKGEAMYLIIGNQTVGANMWVIESVGESLVSVDNMGRVIVSEVDVTLKEYVPLMGGGEGA; from the coding sequence ATGTCATTTCTTTCTAACGTGGCGGGAAGCTACGCCAAAGGACTGCAACGGAGCTTGAACAACATGGCCCAGGGGGTGCTTTCCCAGGTGATGGGAAAAAACTATCTTCCTTTGGCCTGTCCATGCCCCTGGGTAGCCTGGGAGATATCGTCTTCAGGTATCCAGCCGCGAGGTTATCACCTTCGATGGCCTCAAGCGCACCACCAAAGCCGCTTTGGCACACATGAAATCAACGGCCAGAAACCTTTGCTTGAATACCTCGGCCCGGATGGGGAGGAAATAACCTTCACCATGCGTTTTTCCACCAGCTGGGGCGTGGATCCTACAGCGCAGGCCCAGCAGCTCAGGGAACTGTGCGAGAAGGGCGAGGCCATGTATTTGATTATTGGCAATCAGACCGTGGGAGCCAATATGTGGGTAATCGAAAGCGTGGGTGAATCCCTGGTATCCGTGGATAACATGGGGCGGGTAATCGTCTCAGAGGTTGATGTAACACTCAAGGAATATGTGCCCCTTATGGGAGGAGGTGAGGGCGCTTGA
- a CDS encoding baseplate J/gp47 family protein, with protein sequence MGCERLQATAANTTLRYTLSAAREQATLIPIGNRVTAGDGVYFATTEALSIAAGQTTGDVAATCTIKEHRATATP encoded by the coding sequence GTGGGCTGTGAACGGCTGCAGGCAACTGCCGCCAATACAACCCTCAGGTATACCCTTTCGGCAGCACGGGAGCAGGCCACACTCATTCCTATAGGGAACCGCGTTACGGCTGGGGATGGCGTATATTTCGCCACCACAGAGGCACTTTCCATAGCTGCCGGGCAGACCACGGGGGATGTGGCGGCCACCTGTACCATTAAGGAACACAGGGCAACAGCTACGCCGTAG
- a CDS encoding baseplate J/gp47 family protein — MVDPLPFVASVTNLTATAGGADVETDDSYRLRIQQAPESYSCAGSKGPISFGQRRPQPLSQMWQ; from the coding sequence ATGGTTGACCCCCTGCCATTTGTGGCCAGTGTGACCAACCTCACCGCCACGGCAGGCGGGGCTGATGTGGAGACGGATGATTCATACCGTCTGCGAATCCAGCAGGCCCCAGAAAGTTATTCCTGCGCTGGGAGCAAGGGGCCTATATCTTTTGGACAAAGACGGCCTCAGCCCTTATCTCAGATGTGGCAGTGA
- a CDS encoding baseplate J/gp47 family protein, with amino-acid sequence MLTLVSNTLNARTVRPLTDQVSVLAPTVKSYNVTLTYYIDSDDATSAVAIQAAVQSAVSEFVAWQKEHLGRDINPTELYYRVRAAGAKRAVITEPVFAAVAASEVAIENTITVNFGGLEDG; translated from the coding sequence ATGCTGACCTTAGTCAGCAATACCTTGAATGCCAGAACCGTGAGGCCTCTCACCGACCAGGTGAGCGTTTTGGCCCCCACGGTGAAAAGCTATAATGTCACCCTCACCTACTACATAGATTCAGACGATGCCACCAGCGCCGTGGCCATACAGGCTGCTGTGCAAAGTGCTGTCTCTGAATTCGTAGCCTGGCAGAAAGAGCACCTGGGGCGGGATATCAACCCCACGGAACTCTATTACAGGGTGAGGGCGGCAGGAGCAAAGCGGGCTGTGATTACTGAGCCTGTCTTTGCCGCCGTGGCTGCCAGTGAGGTGGCCATAGAAAACACCATCACGGTGAACTTTGGAGGATTGGAAGATGGTTAA
- a CDS encoding phage tail protein I, translating to MVKEFKTLSLLEILPESIRGDPQIEAAASALDAELQAVTADIKENLLISRIDELPERVLDLLAWQWHVDFYRPLGMDIDTKRRLIRESIAWHRIKGTPAAVEKVLAAAFVESWVEEWYEYGGSPGYFRVTISDVITDPEEQANILAAINSAKNERSWLDALRYLLVLKDELTASDLLALLEETGFIERYPWVGRFANGAYLAGGEHGQPSVMRLHGQWNHQGQRGSTREQNPQQVWPNIANGEYQADGSIYAKCWNHTGLSMPTL from the coding sequence ATGGTTAAAGAGTTTAAGACCCTGAGCCTTCTGGAAATCCTCCCTGAAAGTATCAGGGGGGATCCTCAGATTGAAGCGGCGGCCAGCGCGTTGGATGCAGAACTGCAGGCCGTCACGGCAGACATCAAAGAAAACCTGCTCATAAGCAGGATTGATGAACTGCCGGAGCGTGTCCTTGACCTGCTGGCCTGGCAATGGCATGTAGATTTCTACAGGCCCTTGGGCATGGATATAGACACCAAACGGCGGCTTATCCGTGAATCCATAGCCTGGCACCGTATCAAGGGCACCCCTGCAGCCGTGGAAAAAGTGCTGGCAGCGGCTTTCGTGGAATCCTGGGTGGAAGAGTGGTATGAATACGGCGGCAGCCCCGGCTATTTCCGGGTGACTATCTCAGACGTAATCACTGACCCGGAGGAACAGGCCAACATACTGGCGGCCATCAACAGCGCCAAGAACGAACGTTCCTGGCTGGATGCTTTGCGCTATCTGCTGGTATTGAAGGACGAACTCACTGCCAGCGACCTGCTGGCCCTGCTGGAAGAAACCGGCTTTATCGAACGTTACCCATGGGTGGGCAGGTTCGCAAACGGTGCCTATCTGGCAGGCGGGGAGCATGGGCAGCCTTCTGTGATGCGCCTACACGGCCAATGGAACCATCAGGGCCAACGGGGCAGCACCAGGGAGCAAAATCCCCAGCAGGTGTGGCCGAATATCGCCAATGGCGAATACCAGGCGGATGGCAGCATTTACGCCAAGTGCTGGAACCATACGGGCTTATCTATGCCAACTCTGTAG
- a CDS encoding SUMF1/EgtB/PvdO family nonheme iron enzyme: MIKDLSLKAIREQITSGMRDVTFVTDDGGTTEMVYIPKFTIPAGAYDGGAFPAEALNLGGFFIDKYQCSHQTGDNANIPVSLPGRIPWANVNQTEAKTACAARLINGVACHLPTMKEWATVCFLTKLLGHDIHGNNNYGKDYRDSNAWGNYGVPDKTCDGRVLTGTGPVSWSCDGTSKGVFDIVGNVWEWMDFNITDGIYTHKKTALINDADGITAVDTTITLDTVEDIDAWPETGLILIGSEYITYGAIDKQTSTTAVLSGCTRGAKSSTAATHANDVTVYQLTDYCVIPGGATAYLTADISASATSFAFSGLVNGPDNDGFAVGDTLQMGTEQAVVTAVESNTLTVSRGANGSTAIAHSTGDGFTKISPQMNNSDPAGDAYQYAKINTMRFESDLAPLALPKAVGVGTEEWKDGFWIRSKGSRAASVVATGTLAAMPVLAST, from the coding sequence ATGATCAAAGACCTTTCCCTGAAAGCAATTCGTGAGCAGATTACATCCGGCATGCGTGATGTTACCTTTGTGACAGACGATGGCGGCACCACGGAAATGGTGTATATTCCGAAATTCACTATTCCGGCAGGGGCTTATGATGGCGGCGCTTTTCCTGCTGAGGCATTGAACCTGGGTGGCTTCTTCATCGACAAGTATCAGTGTTCTCACCAGACCGGCGATAATGCCAATATCCCCGTATCCCTGCCGGGGCGTATTCCCTGGGCAAATGTCAACCAGACTGAGGCAAAGACGGCCTGCGCTGCCCGCCTTATCAACGGCGTGGCCTGCCACCTGCCCACTATGAAGGAATGGGCAACTGTCTGCTTCCTGACTAAGCTGCTGGGGCATGATATCCACGGCAATAACAACTATGGCAAGGATTACCGCGACAGCAACGCCTGGGGTAACTATGGCGTACCTGATAAGACTTGTGACGGGCGCGTACTCACCGGCACCGGCCCTGTCTCCTGGAGCTGTGACGGCACCAGCAAGGGCGTGTTTGATATCGTGGGCAATGTCTGGGAGTGGATGGACTTCAACATCACCGACGGTATCTACACCCACAAGAAAACTGCCCTTATCAACGATGCAGATGGTATCACGGCTGTGGATACCACCATTACCCTCGACACCGTGGAAGATATCGACGCATGGCCTGAAACCGGCCTCATCCTTATCGGCAGTGAGTACATCACTTATGGTGCCATCGACAAGCAGACCTCTACCACGGCTGTGCTGTCCGGCTGCACCCGTGGGGCAAAAAGTTCCACGGCAGCCACCCACGCAAATGATGTTACCGTCTACCAGCTTACGGATTACTGTGTAATCCCCGGTGGCGCAACCGCTTATCTCACGGCAGACATTTCTGCTTCTGCTACCTCCTTCGCCTTCTCCGGCCTTGTCAATGGCCCGGACAATGACGGTTTTGCCGTAGGTGATACCCTGCAGATGGGCACTGAGCAGGCCGTTGTCACGGCGGTGGAGAGCAACACCCTCACCGTAAGCCGTGGCGCAAATGGCAGCACTGCCATCGCTCATTCCACTGGAGACGGCTTCACTAAGATTTCCCCGCAGATGAATAATAGTGACCCTGCAGGCGATGCCTACCAGTACGCCAAGATTAACACCATGCGGTTTGAATCCGACCTGGCACCCCTTGCCCTTCCTAAGGCTGTAGGTGTCGGTACTGAGGAATGGAAGGACGGCTTCTGGATCAGGAGCAAAGGCTCCCGGGCGGCCTCCGTGGTGGCAACTGGAACGTTGGCGGCAATGCCCGTTCTGGCTTCTACCTGA
- the avd gene encoding diversity-generating retroelement protein Avd: MEENNSNAPAKSGFKGLKIQTKTEDMIGYMYVVLRQYPKSEKFVLAAETKRVALELMELIISCNKHYMKKTTMRDVDIQLDTLRAMVRLGHTLGFLKNHPYEVLSGKIDEIGRMIGGWMKSIQS, translated from the coding sequence TTGGAAGAAAACAACAGCAACGCACCAGCTAAAAGCGGATTTAAAGGACTTAAAATCCAGACGAAGACAGAGGATATGATTGGGTATATGTATGTAGTGCTCAGGCAGTATCCGAAATCTGAGAAATTCGTATTGGCAGCAGAGACTAAAAGAGTGGCCCTGGAACTGATGGAGCTTATCATATCCTGCAATAAGCACTATATGAAGAAGACCACCATGAGGGATGTGGACATACAGCTGGATACTTTGCGGGCCATGGTAAGGCTGGGGCATACATTAGGCTTCCTGAAGAATCATCCCTATGAGGTATTATCAGGCAAGATAGACGAGATAGGCCGTATGATTGGCGGCTGGATGAAAAGCATACAATCATAA
- a CDS encoding RNA-directed DNA polymerase, protein MKTYNDLYPKIYDFQNLLLAYQKARKCKRYRPEVLKFTEHLEENLIDIQNSLIYKTYEPGRYREFYVYDPKTRLVLAAPFRDRVVHHALCNLIEPIFDSTFISDSYACRNNKGTHKGVERLVYFLRKMQAEHGKVYALKCDIHHYFQSIDCSILEGLIRKKIWDRETQWLFHIILYSAVSGEGRAVGVPLGNLTSQLSGNIYLNELDHFVKQELKCKHYLRYMDDFILLHPDKAQLHEWLREIRVYLEERLLLKLNGKTSVFPINQGIDYLGYRIWPYKLLLRKKCITRMRRGMEYLAKHRDAYPQEHIQSVIASWYGHAQRADVPNLKDWLEQEAWEKFGIVLRRKEE, encoded by the coding sequence ATGAAAACATACAACGACCTATATCCTAAAATCTATGACTTTCAGAATCTCCTGCTGGCCTACCAGAAGGCAAGAAAATGCAAGAGGTACAGGCCGGAGGTGCTGAAATTCACAGAGCACCTGGAAGAAAACCTGATAGATATACAAAACTCTCTGATCTACAAGACTTATGAGCCTGGCAGATACAGAGAGTTTTATGTTTATGACCCTAAAACACGGCTGGTGCTGGCAGCGCCATTCCGTGACAGAGTGGTACACCATGCCTTGTGCAATCTCATAGAGCCAATCTTTGACAGCACCTTCATTTCTGACAGCTACGCCTGCAGGAATAACAAGGGCACACATAAGGGCGTGGAAAGGCTTGTATATTTTCTAAGGAAGATGCAGGCCGAACATGGCAAAGTCTACGCCCTAAAGTGTGATATCCATCATTACTTCCAGAGCATAGACTGCTCCATTTTGGAGGGGCTTATCAGGAAGAAGATATGGGACAGGGAAACTCAGTGGCTTTTCCATATCATTCTCTACAGCGCCGTAAGTGGAGAAGGCAGGGCCGTGGGCGTTCCCCTGGGGAATCTCACCAGTCAGCTGTCCGGCAATATCTATCTCAATGAATTGGATCACTTTGTGAAGCAGGAGCTGAAGTGCAAACACTACCTGCGCTATATGGATGATTTCATATTGCTGCACCCGGACAAGGCCCAGCTCCATGAATGGCTGAGAGAAATCAGGGTGTACCTTGAGGAAAGGCTGCTGCTGAAACTCAATGGCAAAACATCCGTCTTTCCCATCAATCAGGGCATAGATTATCTGGGCTATAGGATTTGGCCTTACAAGCTGCTGCTTCGCAAGAAGTGCATAACTCGCATGAGGAGAGGGATGGAATACCTGGCTAAGCACAGGGACGCATATCCTCAGGAACATATCCAATCGGTAATAGCTTCATGGTACGGCCATGCCCAGCGGGCAGACGTGCCGAATTTGAAAGACTGGCTTGAGCAGGAGGCCTGGGAGAAATTTGGCATTGTGCTCAGGAGAAAGGAAGAATGA
- a CDS encoding phage holin family protein, translating to MYDFIFGVLPTRANAAGSSLLGACGMVIAYLFGGWSASLEALVVAMAIDYLTGVLAAYINPHLKLDSRIGFKGIGKKLMILALVSLAHFLDRATGQEIISLIVTWFYFGNEGLSIIENAAKAGVPVPEKLKESLKQLHEEEREP from the coding sequence ATGTATGACTTTATTTTTGGCGTTCTGCCCACAAGGGCAAACGCTGCAGGCAGCAGCCTGCTGGGGGCATGTGGAATGGTAATAGCATATCTGTTTGGCGGGTGGAGCGCTTCACTGGAGGCCCTGGTGGTGGCCATGGCCATAGACTACTTAACCGGGGTACTGGCAGCGTATATCAACCCGCATTTGAAACTTGATTCAAGGATTGGCTTTAAGGGCATAGGCAAGAAACTCATGATACTTGCCCTTGTTTCCCTGGCTCATTTCCTTGACAGAGCCACGGGGCAGGAAATTATAAGCCTTATCGTGACGTGGTTTTATTTCGGCAATGAGGGCCTTTCCATCATAGAGAACGCCGCCAAGGCAGGCGTTCCCGTGCCGGAAAAGCTCAAGGAATCTTTGAAGCAGCTGCATGAGGAGGAAAGAGAACCATGA
- a CDS encoding peptidoglycan recognition family protein — protein sequence MMERANVIDTGLEFVRDLETRYKTDMIVIHHTGRNDIDASAQQIHGWHINQQGWAGIGYHYVIRKNGTIEQGRPHWTVGAHAYGENSHTIGIHLSGDFMEAKPTCDQIESVAMLLANLCTDYGLPIDRGHIVGHRDLMATSCPGDNLYNMLDLIIGKAIYYAVQ from the coding sequence ATGATGGAAAGAGCGAACGTCATAGACACGGGGCTTGAATTCGTGAGAGACCTCGAAACCCGCTATAAGACAGACATGATTGTCATTCACCACACGGGCCGCAATGATATCGACGCAAGCGCCCAGCAGATTCACGGCTGGCATATCAACCAGCAGGGCTGGGCAGGAATCGGCTACCATTACGTGATCCGCAAAAATGGCACCATAGAACAGGGCCGCCCACATTGGACGGTAGGAGCGCATGCCTACGGGGAGAATTCCCACACCATCGGCATACACCTTTCCGGGGATTTCATGGAAGCAAAGCCTACCTGCGATCAGATTGAGAGCGTGGCCATGTTGCTGGCAAACCTTTGCACGGATTATGGCCTGCCTATCGACAGGGGACATATTGTGGGACACCGTGACCTCATGGCCACCAGCTGCCCCGGAGACAATCTTTATAATATGCTTGATTTGATTATCGGCAAAGCAATCTACTACGCAGTACAGTGA
- a CDS encoding tyrosine-type recombinase/integrase: MRLPNSSGSVTKLPGKRRKPYAVRVTAGWTDDGRQIQKYLGYYAKRTEAIAALMAYNENPYDLDSHKVTFAELYERWGENKYSGDIPNCYKAAYKRVPHLHKMAFVDIRKRHIQGEVDACELGYSTKKNIKTLCNKLCNFAIDLELVTANVATTVELPPSEDSDMHNPFTDAELALLWQHTDDEGARFALILSYTGLRPTELLKIKVADVHLDERYMMGGLKTPAGKNRAIPIAEKIFPFIAEMYSPDNEYLVIDSRDGKPMKTYDRLRDHIWERSPIIMGLPTEHLPGDGRHTCASLLDNAKVDLKTMQLILGHRSANITHRVYTHKTIQQLVEAINLI; the protein is encoded by the coding sequence ATGAGATTGCCAAATTCTTCCGGGAGCGTCACCAAATTGCCCGGCAAAAGGCGCAAGCCTTACGCTGTCCGGGTCACAGCCGGCTGGACAGATGATGGCAGGCAGATACAAAAGTACCTGGGATATTACGCCAAACGTACTGAGGCCATTGCGGCCCTTATGGCGTACAACGAAAATCCTTATGATCTGGACAGCCACAAGGTCACTTTTGCCGAACTATATGAGCGCTGGGGAGAGAATAAGTATTCCGGGGATATTCCAAACTGCTACAAGGCCGCCTATAAGCGTGTCCCCCATCTTCATAAAATGGCCTTTGTGGATATCCGCAAGCGCCACATTCAGGGAGAGGTGGATGCGTGTGAGTTGGGGTATTCCACAAAGAAGAATATCAAGACGTTATGCAACAAACTCTGCAACTTCGCCATTGATTTGGAGCTGGTGACAGCCAATGTGGCCACCACCGTGGAGCTGCCGCCCTCTGAGGATAGCGACATGCACAATCCTTTCACTGATGCAGAACTGGCCCTACTCTGGCAGCACACTGATGATGAAGGTGCCAGGTTCGCGCTCATCCTGTCCTATACCGGCCTGCGCCCCACTGAGCTATTGAAAATCAAGGTAGCAGACGTACACCTGGACGAAAGGTATATGATGGGTGGCCTGAAAACCCCCGCCGGCAAAAACCGGGCCATTCCCATAGCAGAGAAGATATTCCCCTTCATTGCCGAAATGTATAGTCCTGATAACGAATACCTGGTCATTGATAGCCGTGACGGAAAGCCAATGAAAACCTATGACAGGCTCCGTGACCATATCTGGGAGAGGTCTCCCATCATAATGGGCCTGCCCACTGAACACTTGCCTGGTGATGGCCGTCACACTTGCGCTTCCCTGCTGGATAACGCAAAGGTTGACTTGAAAACCATGCAGTTAATTCTCGGCCACCGCTCCGCCAATATTACCCATCGTGTCTATACCCATAAGACAATCCAGCAGCTGGTTGAAGCTATAAACCTAATCTGA
- a CDS encoding helix-turn-helix domain-containing protein — translation METSNINTRIEVLRKSLRYNQATFGEKIGLGGGAIGKMERGGTVTDQNIKLICEKFNVRRAWLVDGEGDMYDSPENSLFANFAKEFNLNQAEQNLARFFLTLPAEERRQMLKYVTMLADAIQGKEAPPPGSDIEAEVEAYRKELQDIHAAGAQGKQPPSEDTAPKRA, via the coding sequence ATGGAAACGTCAAATATCAACACTCGTATAGAGGTTTTACGCAAGTCACTAAGGTATAACCAGGCAACTTTTGGCGAAAAAATCGGCCTTGGTGGCGGTGCCATAGGCAAGATGGAGCGCGGGGGCACCGTCACCGACCAAAACATCAAGCTGATCTGCGAAAAGTTCAACGTGCGCCGCGCATGGCTGGTGGACGGTGAGGGGGATATGTACGATTCCCCGGAAAACTCCCTGTTCGCCAACTTCGCCAAAGAGTTCAATCTGAATCAGGCAGAGCAAAACCTTGCCCGCTTCTTCCTCACCCTGCCAGCAGAGGAACGGCGGCAGATGCTCAAATATGTCACCATGCTGGCCGATGCCATCCAGGGGAAGGAAGCCCCGCCCCCAGGCAGCGACATTGAAGCAGAGGTGGAGGCCTACCGCAAGGAGCTGCAGGATATCCACGCCGCTGGCGCTCAAGGCAAGCAGCCCCCCTCAGAAGATACCGCGCCCAAAAGGGCATAA
- a CDS encoding Holliday junction resolvase RecU: MPDAGRSYISRVNNSQGRIMEDMIMGAARKYEQEGRLVLHKESEPFRVVKNLDRARGRAEVQFVARAHPDFIGCLRGGRLIAIEAKYTQTDRIKYSAVTETQAEILTKYYKAGAGAFICCGIGKGYELKYFMVPWATWIYMKEIYGHKYATAEDLNPYEVKADMVIHFLDYIGPSGARLEDLMA; this comes from the coding sequence ATGCCAGACGCAGGGCGTAGCTACATCAGCAGAGTGAACAACAGCCAGGGCCGAATTATGGAAGACATGATAATGGGGGCGGCAAGGAAGTATGAACAGGAGGGCCGTCTGGTGCTGCACAAGGAAAGCGAACCTTTCCGCGTGGTGAAGAATCTTGACCGTGCCCGGGGGCGGGCAGAGGTGCAATTCGTCGCTAGGGCGCACCCCGATTTCATTGGCTGCCTCAGGGGAGGCCGTCTTATCGCCATAGAAGCCAAGTATACCCAGACAGACCGCATAAAGTACAGCGCCGTCACCGAAACACAGGCGGAAATCCTCACCAAATACTATAAGGCGGGGGCGGGTGCTTTTATCTGCTGTGGCATAGGCAAGGGATACGAACTAAAGTATTTTATGGTGCCCTGGGCAACATGGATCTACATGAAGGAAATCTATGGCCATAAGTACGCCACGGCTGAGGATTTGAACCCCTATGAGGTGAAGGCCGATATGGTGATTCATTTCCTCGACTACATAGGCCCCAGCGGTGCAAGGCTGGAAGACCTGATGGCATAG
- a CDS encoding DUF5651 domain-containing protein: MNNYLSKPEKVSMTRIMLLVDLLDQVIADYQKAKGVDAEFMKDLRTCRTWGKKAIKRRYDFLDLDAAKDFTRHIHHMDIIFVPNDKAQHYYKIVQDMAGAICMNADDFAKLYSGFIPKTCGKCHKKAWKKCLIREIFRKYGVETVNNNAKNCPYSYLEAGIDLEEWAKEWAKANGMKYDSENMWESDGEVHETPEEAAV; the protein is encoded by the coding sequence ATGAACAACTACCTTTCAAAGCCGGAAAAAGTCAGCATGACGCGGATTATGCTGCTGGTGGACTTGCTCGACCAGGTAATAGCAGACTACCAGAAGGCCAAGGGTGTGGATGCGGAATTTATGAAAGACCTTCGCACCTGTCGCACCTGGGGCAAGAAAGCCATCAAACGGCGCTATGATTTCCTCGACCTCGACGCAGCCAAGGACTTCACCCGGCACATTCACCACATGGACATCATCTTTGTGCCAAACGACAAGGCCCAGCACTACTACAAGATAGTGCAGGACATGGCGGGGGCTATCTGCATGAACGCTGATGACTTCGCCAAGCTCTATTCCGGCTTTATCCCCAAGACCTGTGGCAAATGCCATAAGAAAGCCTGGAAGAAATGCCTGATCCGCGAGATTTTCCGAAAGTACGGCGTGGAGACAGTCAACAACAATGCCAAGAACTGCCCCTATAGCTACCTTGAAGCGGGCATAGATTTGGAAGAGTGGGCCAAGGAATGGGCCAAGGCCAACGGCATGAAGTATGATTCAGAAAATATGTGGGAATCAGACGGAGAAGTTCATGAGACCCCGGAGGAAGCTGCTGTCTGA
- a CDS encoding single-stranded DNA-binding protein produces the protein MNLVILKGRLTKDPEIRYTQSGKPVATFGLATDKPYRQENQNGPTADFHNCVAWDKLAETIGNNLVKGREILLRGRLQTRQYEDRDGIKRYTTEVVLERMEFCGSKPQGQNPAGAPPAGEGFGGDISDEEIPF, from the coding sequence ATGAATTTAGTGATACTCAAGGGAAGACTTACGAAAGACCCGGAAATAAGGTACACCCAAAGCGGTAAGCCCGTGGCCACCTTCGGACTGGCCACCGATAAGCCCTACCGGCAGGAAAACCAGAACGGCCCCACGGCAGACTTTCACAATTGCGTAGCCTGGGACAAACTGGCTGAGACAATCGGCAACAATCTGGTGAAGGGCAGGGAAATCCTCCTGAGGGGGCGCTTGCAAACCCGCCAATATGAAGACCGGGACGGAATCAAGCGCTATACCACAGAAGTGGTGCTGGAAAGAATGGAATTCTGTGGCAGCAAGCCCCAGGGCCAGAACCCCGCCGGCGCACCACCTGCCGGGGAAGGATTTGGCGGGGATATTTCAGATGAAGAGATACCATTCTAA
- a CDS encoding dATP/dGTP diphosphohydrolase domain-containing protein: MVLEKEMQKDFPQDSENNEYRYLSAPWLDEIATGLTAGAVKHPGETWKTIPADEHLARAMRHINLYRMGDRSEPHLINASMRLMMAYATSKNERGE, translated from the coding sequence ATGGTTTTGGAAAAAGAAATGCAGAAAGACTTTCCCCAGGACAGCGAAAACAACGAATACAGGTACCTTTCAGCCCCGTGGCTGGATGAAATCGCCACAGGCCTCACGGCGGGGGCGGTGAAACACCCCGGGGAGACATGGAAGACCATTCCCGCGGATGAACACCTTGCCCGCGCCATGAGGCACATCAATCTTTATCGGATGGGAGACAGAAGCGAACCCCATCTGATAAATGCCAGCATGAGGCTCATGATGGCCTACGCCACCAGCAAGAACGAACGCGGCGAATAG